The following coding sequences are from one Sesamum indicum cultivar Zhongzhi No. 13 linkage group LG11, S_indicum_v1.0, whole genome shotgun sequence window:
- the LOC105173762 gene encoding uncharacterized protein LOC105173762 — protein sequence MGNISSCFYAQSHAAKLIDLQHNTLSLVHVPITAAELMLEHPGYVVSPLIDFRCGFRLSAMKADEIVSGGTVYILIPVTRVHGKLSESEMAIIESASGERRSKRRSSRVLPVVTEISGEGADNPVKVFGEVRDIGVPIDRNRMRQWKPALEPIYEGI from the coding sequence ATGGGAAACATCAGCTCTTGTTTCTACGCACAATCCCACGCCGCAAAGCTTATTGATCTTCAGCACAATACTCTGAGTCTCGTCCACGTTCCGATAACGGCTGCGGAGCTAATGCTCGAACATCCCGGCTACGTAGTCTCCCCGCTGATCGATTTCCGGTGTGGTTTCCGACTATCTGCTATGAAAGCCGATGAGATTGTATCCGGAGGCACGGTTTATATATTGATTCCTGTTACGAGAGTGCACGGAAAGCTTTCAGAATCAGAGATGGCAATTATCGAGTCGGCTTCCGGTGAGAGGAGATCGAAACGACGCAGTTCTAGGGTTCTGCCGGTGGTCACAGAGATCTCCGGCGAGGGTGCTGATAATCCGGTTAAGGTATTTGGAGAAGTGAGGGATATTGGAGTTCCGATTGACCGGAATCGGATGAGACAATGGAAACCCGCTCTGGAACCAATTTATGAGGGAATTTGA